One genomic region from Candidatus Zixiibacteriota bacterium encodes:
- a CDS encoding fumarylacetoacetate hydrolase family protein produces the protein MNKKYVRFSPKGQNLPRYGSLEVDNVTALDKAPWLGGMETGDKYKLDEVQLLAPVEPSKVVCIGLNYHAHVKASQSANEAPEYPLIFLKPPSSVIGQDEKIIYPPQSQRVDYEAELGVVVGQTAKGVSRDDAIKYVFGYTCVNDVTARDLQKKDGQWSRAKGFDTFCPVGPWIVTDLKYQDVLVEGVLNGEVKQSGRTSLMIFDIPYLVSYISSVMTLNPGDLISTGTPAGIAPMKSGDIIEVKLEGIGTLRNTMA, from the coding sequence ATGAACAAAAAGTATGTTCGTTTCAGTCCAAAGGGGCAGAATCTGCCAAGATACGGTTCTCTTGAAGTCGACAATGTGACGGCCCTGGACAAGGCTCCCTGGCTTGGGGGGATGGAAACAGGCGATAAATACAAGCTCGATGAAGTACAGCTGCTGGCTCCGGTCGAGCCCTCCAAGGTGGTCTGTATCGGACTGAATTACCACGCCCACGTTAAGGCTTCTCAATCTGCCAACGAGGCCCCGGAATACCCTTTGATTTTCCTCAAACCGCCGTCATCGGTAATCGGTCAGGACGAGAAAATCATATATCCGCCGCAGTCCCAGCGAGTTGATTATGAGGCTGAGCTCGGAGTTGTAGTCGGTCAGACAGCCAAGGGGGTCTCCCGCGATGACGCCATCAAGTACGTATTCGGTTACACCTGTGTCAACGATGTCACCGCCAGGGACCTTCAGAAGAAAGACGGCCAGTGGTCGCGGGCCAAAGGTTTTGATACTTTCTGCCCGGTCGGCCCCTGGATTGTGACGGACTTGAAGTATCAGGATGTTCTGGTTGAGGGCGTACTGAACGGTGAGGTAAAGCAGTCGGGTAGAACCTCGCTCATGATCTTCGACATCCCGTATCTGGTAAGTTACATTTCTTCGGTGATGACCCTTAATCCGGGTGACCTGATTTCCACCGGAACCCCGGCCGGAATTGCGCCGATGAAATCCGGCGATATCATCGAGGTCAAACTGGAGGGGATAGGTACCCTTCGCAACACCATGGCTTGA
- a CDS encoding M3 family metallopeptidase yields MRVARFFIIAVSMILIRLVSCTQQPLTQEALLTTLDSLEYKMEWLDYRISLAMWELYTTGESDSLRYYQNLYGEVVSGPEIYQQLSSGGALLTDELNQRRRDILFGAVLVGKVETDRDISELRDSLEVVNINYRPEFEGAERTSGYLYSVFRTDPGRTRRELAYRAWCSVGDELAEGLEQLLRMRDQRARRLGYNSYIALSFGANGIDMTNYRALLRQLDSLSAQPYLEIIKRIATDLNVDRPEIWDLSYSYGDITTQVDRFFPADSQMNYIQRSLEGVGFDLDKMPIYYDLVDRQGKSQFAFAFPIKPPHDVRVLASLYDGMYSTRMLFHEIGHAVHYTQIAQDNPLFINNIQGAWSEAMAQTISALMDDKFWLAEYAHMPEQLIDSYLKSKRAQDIIYLRTTLVRLYFELEAYTNPNRDINKLYWDLFEKYMMLPRHDDMKPWAAIFHYTTHPVYLQNYLYADIVAAQTIDFLKTNYGSFVDNPMTSAFLIQNYYRFGGRYDWRELLKRGTDEEFNPAYFIKRIGL; encoded by the coding sequence ATGAGAGTGGCGCGCTTTTTCATAATTGCCGTGAGTATGATTTTGATTAGACTCGTCTCGTGTACTCAGCAGCCGCTGACACAGGAAGCCCTGCTTACGACGCTTGATTCTCTTGAGTATAAAATGGAATGGCTCGATTACCGCATTTCTCTGGCCATGTGGGAACTGTACACCACCGGTGAATCGGACTCTCTTCGTTACTATCAAAATCTTTACGGTGAGGTAGTCTCTGGCCCCGAAATCTACCAGCAGTTGTCTTCGGGCGGAGCGCTGCTTACCGATGAGCTTAACCAGCGCAGAAGAGACATACTTTTCGGCGCCGTTCTGGTTGGCAAGGTTGAAACCGATAGGGACATAAGCGAGCTGCGCGATTCGCTGGAAGTGGTGAATATCAACTACCGTCCGGAATTCGAGGGGGCTGAGAGGACCTCGGGATACCTCTACAGCGTGTTTCGCACGGATCCAGGCCGTACCCGCCGGGAGCTTGCGTACCGGGCGTGGTGTTCGGTCGGCGATGAACTTGCCGAAGGTCTCGAACAACTGCTCCGGATGCGGGACCAACGGGCACGCCGTCTTGGCTATAATAGTTACATCGCCCTTAGCTTCGGTGCCAACGGAATCGACATGACTAACTATCGGGCGCTGTTAAGACAACTGGATTCGCTCAGCGCTCAACCCTACCTTGAGATAATTAAAAGAATTGCGACCGACCTCAATGTTGACCGTCCGGAGATTTGGGACCTGTCCTATTCCTACGGTGACATAACGACGCAGGTGGATCGCTTTTTCCCGGCTGATTCCCAGATGAACTACATCCAGCGGAGTCTCGAAGGGGTTGGTTTTGACCTCGATAAGATGCCCATTTACTACGATCTGGTTGACAGGCAGGGAAAGTCGCAATTCGCGTTCGCGTTTCCGATCAAGCCGCCTCATGATGTCCGCGTACTGGCGAGCCTGTATGATGGCATGTACAGCACCCGGATGCTTTTCCACGAGATCGGGCACGCCGTTCACTACACGCAGATCGCGCAGGACAATCCATTATTCATCAACAATATTCAGGGCGCCTGGTCCGAGGCTATGGCTCAGACAATTTCCGCTCTGATGGATGACAAATTCTGGCTGGCTGAATATGCCCACATGCCGGAGCAATTGATAGATTCCTATCTAAAATCGAAGCGGGCGCAGGATATCATTTACCTGCGCACGACACTGGTGAGGCTTTATTTCGAACTTGAAGCCTACACCAATCCCAACCGGGATATCAACAAGCTTTACTGGGACCTGTTTGAGAAGTACATGATGTTACCCCGGCATGATGATATGAAACCGTGGGCGGCCATATTCCACTACACGACCCACCCCGTCTATCTGCAGAATTATCTGTATGCCGACATTGTGGCCGCACAGACGATAGACTTTCTAAAGACCAATTACGGCAGCTTCGTTGACAACCCCATGACCAGCGCGTTTCTGATTCAGAATTACTACCGTTTCGGCGGACGGTACGACTGGCGGGAATTGCTCAAGCGGGGAACGGACGAAGAATTCAATCCAGCTTATTTCATCAAGCGGATAGGCTTGTAG
- a CDS encoding MATE family efflux transporter yields MQESTFSTQPDDKITNGSISRSIFSLAVPVVLAMFMQFALSSTDYYWVGRLGPTAQDAVTSSMVITWTVYALMTIISVGITALVARYVGARDYNKVTYYIKQGIAMAVVLSLFFGAAGYLLTPSILNFMDTSPATHVLASPYLRIFFASALFFFGQDLVYAIFRASGDTRTPTLVGIGGVLLNAALDPLLIFGLGPIPALGVAGASLATSISVTAGAAVITILLMKGKLGYPVDKPFSITPHLNSMIKIARIGMPIASQQFIFVVVYWFLIKVVHVYGEAAAAAMGIGNRMESFSYLTCYGFSVAASTMVGQNLGAKKPDRAARCAWGAVGIAVAITFVISVIFIIFPRQIAAVFTDHSEVLGIAIDYLIILGISQMAMALEIVLEGAFGGAGDTLPPTLVMIPLSLARVPLAYYLAFHLDWGINGVWWTLTFTSVAKGIILAFVFKLGRWKTKEV; encoded by the coding sequence ATGCAGGAATCGACATTCTCAACACAGCCGGATGATAAAATAACGAACGGTTCGATCTCGAGGTCGATCTTCAGTCTGGCCGTACCGGTTGTGCTGGCCATGTTCATGCAGTTCGCCCTATCCTCGACCGACTACTACTGGGTCGGCAGGCTGGGTCCTACCGCCCAGGATGCTGTCACCAGTTCGATGGTGATTACCTGGACGGTCTACGCCCTTATGACCATTATTTCCGTCGGTATTACGGCTCTGGTCGCCAGATATGTCGGGGCCCGGGACTATAATAAAGTCACGTACTATATAAAGCAGGGTATAGCTATGGCCGTAGTCCTGTCGCTGTTTTTTGGCGCGGCGGGATACCTGCTCACTCCGAGCATACTTAATTTCATGGACACCAGCCCGGCCACCCATGTGCTGGCTTCACCGTATTTGAGGATATTTTTTGCTTCGGCTCTTTTCTTTTTCGGGCAGGACCTGGTCTACGCCATATTTCGTGCTTCGGGAGATACCCGGACTCCCACTCTTGTTGGCATAGGAGGGGTGCTTCTGAATGCCGCCCTGGACCCGCTTTTGATTTTTGGTCTGGGACCGATACCTGCTCTCGGAGTGGCGGGCGCCAGCCTGGCAACATCTATATCAGTAACGGCCGGCGCGGCGGTTATCACGATTCTATTGATGAAAGGCAAACTCGGATACCCGGTTGACAAACCATTCTCAATAACGCCGCATCTTAACTCAATGATCAAGATCGCGCGTATCGGTATGCCAATCGCCAGTCAGCAGTTTATCTTTGTCGTTGTCTATTGGTTTCTCATCAAAGTTGTTCATGTCTACGGGGAAGCCGCTGCCGCCGCGATGGGAATAGGAAATCGGATGGAATCGTTTTCATATCTGACCTGCTACGGATTTTCGGTCGCCGCTTCGACTATGGTCGGCCAGAACCTGGGCGCCAAAAAACCGGATCGGGCAGCCAGATGCGCGTGGGGTGCGGTTGGCATCGCGGTCGCCATCACCTTTGTCATATCTGTGATATTCATAATTTTCCCCAGACAGATCGCCGCCGTCTTCACCGATCACTCCGAAGTGCTCGGGATCGCAATTGACTATCTGATCATTCTCGGTATCTCTCAGATGGCTATGGCGCTGGAAATTGTTCTTGAAGGCGCTTTTGGGGGAGCTGGCGATACCCTCCCGCCGACGTTGGTCATGATCCCGCTATCACTGGCCAGGGTCCCTCTGGCCTATTACCTGGCTTTCCATCTTGACTGGGGCATCAACGGAGTCTGGTGGACCCTCACCTTCACTTCAGTGGCCAAGGGGATTATTCTCGCCTTTGTATTCAAGCTCGGACGATGGAAAACCAAAGAAGTCTGA
- the aroQ gene encoding type II 3-dehydroquinate dehydratase, with protein sequence MPKILVVNGPNLNLLGRREPEIYGSRSLEDLNDKLVLLAAELKVELEFFQSNSEAELIDFIHTKGFDADGMIINPGAFSHYSIALRDAIAAVGIDTIEVHLSNIYSREEFRHKSVIAPVCLGHLVGFGFYGYAMALSYFSDLSKEE encoded by the coding sequence ATGCCTAAAATTCTTGTTGTTAATGGTCCTAATCTCAATTTGCTGGGCAGGAGAGAGCCGGAAATTTATGGTTCCCGGAGCCTGGAGGATCTCAACGACAAGCTGGTTCTGCTGGCCGCCGAGCTAAAAGTCGAGCTTGAGTTTTTTCAGTCCAATTCTGAAGCCGAACTGATCGACTTTATTCACACTAAGGGGTTTGATGCGGATGGCATGATTATCAATCCCGGGGCGTTCAGCCACTATAGTATCGCCCTGCGTGATGCTATTGCGGCGGTCGGCATTGACACGATTGAGGTCCATCTGTCGAATATTTATAGTCGGGAGGAGTTCCGACACAAGTCGGTTATTGCGCCGGTGTGCCTGGGACATCTGGTCGGTTTCGGATTCTACGGTTACGCTATGGCGCTCAGCTATTTCAGTGACCTGTCGAAAGAGGAATAG